In a single window of the Prionailurus viverrinus isolate Anna chromosome D3, UM_Priviv_1.0, whole genome shotgun sequence genome:
- the GOLGA3 gene encoding golgin subfamily A member 3 isoform X3, protein MLNPEALPRASPVALTKEYSFLRTSVPRGPKVGSLGLLAHPKGKRSSKPSKIRSLADYKTEDSSAGSCGGNAPAADAAGGALKQSRSSVTSVVSEVSPCPEAEDHLENASLTGDNTSEADGNESDSSSLSSVSTRGTRGLLVDPVGTRDASYVVNGQEIAAAALGQFPSITDVLQAAAAEHQDQGREVNGETRSRTDSICSSVSLESSAAETHDAVLQALKDKMRLEGQLEALSLEASQALKEKAELQAQLAALSTRLQAQVEQSHSSQQKQDSLSSEVDTLKQSCWDLERAMTDLQNMLEAKNASLASSNSDLQLAEEQYQRLVAKVEEMQRSILSKDNTVHDLRQQMTGLQSQLQQVQLERTTLSSKLKASQAEIASLQHVRQWYQQQLALAQEARVRLQGEMAHIQVGQMTQAGLLEHLKLENVSLSHQLTETQHRSIKEKERIAIQLQGIEADMLDQEAAFAQIQEAKTMVEEDLQRRLEEFEGEKEQLQKVAAAAASLEQQLEQVKLALQQRDQQLEALRQEHLDLLKQLTCAQEALQARERALGDVQVRCDELQARLEELQEEAASRDDAIRSLQNEKIVLEVALQAARSGGEGLDRGAQRLAEGAEETSQVLEQLRQELAVKSSQVGHLQQEAATLRKQTQKVKEQFLQQKVMVEAYRRDATSKDQLIGELKATKKRLDSELKELRQELIKVQGEKKSVDVEHVRLQKEVSHVRQQMADLEGHLQVVQRERDEMETHLQSLQFDKEQMVALTEANDVLKKQIEELQQEATKAITEQKQRMKRLGSDLSSAQKEMKTKHKAYESAVGILSRRLQEALAAKESAEAELSQLRAQGAGSGSDLTLHERIQALEAELQAVAHSKTMLEKELQEIISLTSQELEEYREKVLELEDELQESRGFRRKIKRLEELNKKLALELEHERGKLTGLGQSNAALREHNSILETALAKREADLVQLNLQVQAVLQRKEEEDRQTKQLVHALEAALEQEKAKVHSLKEQVAAAKAEAGHNRRHFKAATLELSEVKKELQAKEHLVQKLQAEAEGLQIQEGKHSQEIGLFQAELAEARTQLQLLQKQLDEQLNRQPAGNQEMENLKWEVDQKEREIQSLKQQLDLTEQQSKKELDGIQHLLQNIKAELETVREDLSLTQKDKFMLQAKVSELKNNMKTLLQQNQQLRLDLRRGAAKTRKELKGEAGSSGPVTPVKIPDCPVPASLLEELLRPPPAVSKEPLKNLNSCLQQLKQEMDSLQRQMEAHTVTVHESLSSWTQGDPSASPAPLGDHANPRGDTEQLGQCKVSREELGTAAAERPQSECL, encoded by the exons ATGCTGAACCCGGAGGCCCTGCCCCGTGCCAGCCCGGTGGCTCTGACGAAGGAGTACTCCTTCCTGCGCACCAGTGTCCCCCGAGGGCCGAAGGTGGGCAGCCTGGGGCTCCTGGCGCATCCCAAGGGGAAAAGAAGTTCCAAACCGAGCAAAATCCGGTCTCTGGCCGATTACAAAACTGAAGACTCCAGTGCCGGGAGCTGTGGTGGGAACGCTCCGGCCGCAGACGCTGCCGGGGGCGCCCTGAAGCAGAGCCGGAGCAGCGTGACGTCAGTAGTGTCCGAGGTCAGCCCGTGTCCTGAGGCCGAGGACCACCTGGAGAACGCGTCCCTGACAGGCGACAACACGTCTGAGGCTGACGGGAACGAGAGCGACAGCTCCTCCCTCAGCAGCGTGTCTACCCGTGGGACGCGCGGGCTTCTGGTGGACCCTGTGGGCACTCGCGACGCTTCCTATGTGGTCAACGGCCAGGAGATCGCCGCCGCTGCCCTGGGCCAGTTCCCCTCCATCACGGATGTCCTCCAGGCTGCGGCGGCCGAGCACCAGGACCAGGGACGGGAGGTCAACGGGGAGACGCGGAGCCGGACAGACAGCATCTGCAGCAG CGTGTCCCTGGAAAGCTCCGCTGCGGAGACCCACGACGCGGTGCTGCAGGCCCTGAAAGACAAGATGAGACTCGAGGGTCAGCTGGAGGCGTTGTCTTTAGAGGCCAGTCAG GCACTTAAAGAGAAGGCGGAGCTCCAGGCGCAGCTGGCCGCCCTGAGCACGAGGCTGCAGGCGCAGGTGGAGCAGAGCCACAGCAGCCAGCAGAAGCAGGACTCGCTCAGTTCGGAGGTGGACACCTTGAAGCAGTCTTGCTGGGACCTGGAGCGAGCAATGACTGACCTGCAGAACATGCTGGAAGCCAAGAACGCCAGCCTGGCATCGTCCAACAGCGACCTGCAGCTGGCCGAGGAGCAGTACCAGCGACTCGTGGCCAAGGTGGAAGAGATGCAGAGGAGCATCCTCAGCAAGGACAACACAG TGCACGACCTGCGACAGCAGATGACGGGCCTGCAGAGCCAGCTGCAGCAGGTGCAGCTGGAGCGGACCACGCTGAGCAGCAAGTTGAAGGCGTCCCAGGCCGAGATCGCGTCTCTGCAGCACGTGCGGCAGTGGTACCAGCAGCAGCTCGCCCTGGCGCAGGAGGCCCGGGTCCGACTGCAGGGCGAAATGGCCCACATCCAG GTTGGACAGATGACCCAGGCAGGCCTGCTGGAGCACCTGAAACTTGAGAACGTGTCCCTGTCCCACCAGCTGACGGAAACCCAGCACAGATCCATCAAGGAGAAGGAGCGCATTGCCATCCAGCTCCAGGGCATCGAG GCCGACATGTTGGACCAGGAGGCTGCCTTTGCGCAGATTCAAGAGGCCAAGACGATGGTGGAGGAGGATCTGCAGCGGAGGCTGGAGGAGTTCGAGGGCGAGAAGGAGCAGCTGCAGAAGGTGGCGGCCGCGGCCGCATCCCTCGAGCAGCAGCTGGAGCAG GTGAAGCTGGCGCTGCAGCAGCGAGACCAGCAGCTTGAGGCCCTGCGGCAGGAGCACCTCGACCTGCTGAAGCAGCTGACCTGTGCGCAGGAGGCGCTGCAGGCCCGGGAGCGCGCCCTGGGGGACGTGCAGGTGCGCTGCGACGAGCTGCAGGCCCGGCTGGAGGAGCTGCAGGAGGAGGCCGCCTCCAGGGACGACGCGATCCGCTCCCTGCAGAACGAGAAGATTGTCTTGGAGGTGGCCCTGCAGGCGGCCCGGAGCGGCGGGGAGGGGCTGGACAGGGGAGCGCAGCGCCTGGCAGAGGGCGCCGAGGAGACGTCGCAGGTTCTGGAGCAGCTGAGACAGGAGTTGGCCGTCAAGTCCAGCCAG GTGGGGCACCTGCAGCAGGAAGCTGCCACTCTGAGAAAGCAGACGCAGAAAGTCAAGGAgcagtttcttcaacaaaag GTGATGGTGGAGGCCTACCGGCGGGATGCCACCTCCAAGGACCAGCTCATTGGTGAGCTCAAGGCCACGAAGAAGAGGCTGGACTCAGAGCTGAAGGAGCTGAGGCAAGAGTTAATTAAAGTTCAAGGGGAGAAGAAGTCCGTGGATGTGGAGCATGTGCGCCTGCAGAAGGAAGTGTCTCACGTCCGTCAGCAGATGGCCGACCTCGAGGGGCATCTGCAGGTGGTGCAGAGGGAGCGCGACGAGATGGAGACACACTTACAG TCTTTGCAGTTTGATAAAGAGCAGATGGTAGCTCTTACGGAGGCCAACGATGTGCTCAAGAAGCAAATTGAGGAGCTCCAACAAGAAGCCACCAA GGCCATCACGGAACAGAAGCAGAGGATGAAGCGGCTGGGCTCAGACCTGAGCAGCGCCCAGAAGGAGATGAAGACCAAGCACAAGGCTTATGAGAGCGCTGTGGGCATCCTGAGCCGCCGCCTGCAGGAGGCCCTCGCGGCCAAGGAGTCGGCAGAGGCGGAGCTGAGCCAGCTGAGAGCCCAGGGCGCTGGCAGCGGCAGCGACCTCACTCTGCAC GAGAGAATCCAGGCTCTGGAGGCAGAGCTGCAGGCCGTCGCCCACAGCAAGACGATGCTGGAGAAGGAGCTCCAGGAGATCATCTCACTGACCAGCCAGGAGTTGGAGGAGTACCGGGAGAAGGTGCTGGAGCTGGAGGATGAG CTGCAAGAGTCCAGAGGCTTCAGGAGGAAGATAAAGCGCCTGGAGGAGTTGAATAAGAAGTTGGCCCTTGAGTTGGAGCACGAAAGAGGGAAGCTTACGGGCCTGGGGCAGTCCAACGCAGCCTTGCGGGAACACAACAGCATCTTAGAAACCGCGTTAGCCAAGAGGGAGGCCGACCTGGTCCAGCTGAACCTCCAG GTACAGGCGGTCTTGCAgcggaaggaggaggaggaccgCCAGACGAAGCAGCTCGTCCACGCCTTAGAAGCCGCGCTGGAGCAGGAGAAGGCCAAAGTGCACAGCCTCAAGGAACAG GTTGCTGCAGCCAAGGCGGAGGCAGGACATAACCGCCGCCACTTCAAGGCCGCCACCTTGGAGCTGAGTGAGGTGAAGAAGGAGCTTCAGGCCAAGGAGCACCTGGTGCAGAAGCTGCAGGCCGAGGCCGAAGGTCTTCA gaTCCAAGAGGGGAAACACTCCCAGGAAATAGGACTGTTCCAGGCGGAGCTGGCGGAGGCCCGGACCCAGCTCCAGCTCCTGCAGAAGCAGCTGGACGAACAGCTGAATAGACAGCCTGCGGGAAACCAAGAG ATGGAAAATCTCAAATGGGAGGTggatcagaaagaaagagaaatccagtCCTTGAAGCAGCAGCTGGACTTGACTGAACAGCAGAGTAAAAAGGAACTGGATGGAATACAGCACTTACTGCAG AATATCAAAGCTGAGCTGGAGACGGTGCGAGAAGATCTGTCCCTGACCCAGAAAGATAAATTTATGCTGCAAGCTAAAGTCTCAGAGCTGAAGAACAACATGAAGACTCTGCTCCAGCAAAACCAGCAGCTCAGGCTGGACCTGCGGCGTGGCGCGGCCAAGACG agaaaggaactgAAAGGCGAGGCCGGCTCTTCGGGCCCCGTGACGCCGGTGAAGATCCCCGACTGTCCCGTCCCGGCCTCCCTGCTGGAGGAGCTGCTGAGGCCCCCGCCTGCCGTGAGCAAGGAGCCCCTCAAGAACCTCAACAGCTGTCTCCAGCAGCTGAA gcAGGAGATGGACAGCCTTCAGCGCCAGATGGAAGCGCACACCGTTACCGTGCACGAGTCGCTGTCCTCGTGGACTCAGGGGGACCCCTCTGCCAGCCCAGCTCCCCTGGGAGATCACGCCAACCCCCGGGGAGACACGGAGCAACTCGGGCAGTGCAAGGTCTCCAGAGAGGAGCTTGGAACAGCGGCTGCCGAGCGTCCACAGTCCGAGTGCTTGTAA